In Microbacterium galbinum, a single window of DNA contains:
- a CDS encoding GOLPH3/VPS74 family protein has protein sequence MLIVEELHLLLLRPDGRVESSVSTNRLFGEIAAVIVDLVLHHRVTVGEGKNPAITIVSAEPTGHPVLDAALARLAPVNGKRLQSLVMRSKLDPLDEVVESLVTQGILARGERGFFGWGAERTPESDPGPETLLRSRLAAVIAGTLAPTQADLALLAILQGMNAAHPLLRDEVGPISSGRLKKRIEQLTEGSPTGDAVSRAVTMVISAAMMAAMTPVFVATIT, from the coding sequence ATGCTGATCGTCGAGGAACTCCACCTGCTGCTGCTCCGGCCGGATGGCCGGGTCGAGTCGAGCGTGAGCACCAACCGCCTGTTCGGTGAGATCGCGGCCGTGATCGTCGACCTCGTGCTGCATCATCGCGTGACCGTGGGCGAGGGCAAGAACCCCGCGATCACGATCGTCTCCGCCGAGCCGACCGGGCATCCGGTTCTGGATGCCGCGCTCGCCCGTCTCGCGCCGGTGAACGGCAAGAGGCTGCAGTCGCTCGTAATGCGGTCGAAGCTCGATCCTCTCGATGAGGTCGTCGAATCCCTGGTCACGCAGGGGATTCTGGCGCGCGGCGAGCGGGGCTTCTTCGGGTGGGGCGCCGAGCGCACTCCCGAGTCCGATCCCGGTCCCGAGACGCTGCTGCGTTCGCGTCTCGCCGCGGTGATCGCGGGAACGCTCGCGCCGACCCAGGCCGATCTCGCGCTGCTCGCCATCCTGCAGGGGATGAATGCGGCGCATCCGCTGTTGCGCGACGAGGTGGGGCCGATCTCGTCGGGTCGACTCAAGAAGCGCATCGAGCAGCTCACCGAGGGCAGCCCGACGGGCGATGCCGTGTCGCGCGCGGTCACCATGGTCATCTCGGCCGCGATGATGGCCGCGATGACCCCGGTCTTCGTCGCGACGATCACCTGA
- a CDS encoding multidrug transporter, translated as MSTQNDTANDGEDFEANRHDQLTSAPESTEADAAPRIDVSEHDGTTRIDIRDDAEVRPGAGPGMPEADGE; from the coding sequence ATGAGCACGCAGAATGACACCGCGAACGACGGCGAGGACTTCGAAGCGAACCGTCACGACCAACTCACGTCGGCGCCCGAGTCGACCGAAGCGGATGCCGCTCCCCGCATCGACGTGAGCGAGCACGACGGCACGACGCGCATCGACATCCGCGACGACGCCGAGGTGCGACCGGGCGCCGGCCCGGGGATGCCGGAAGCCGACGGCGAGTAG
- a CDS encoding MIP/aquaporin family protein — MTGTARKAVAEALATFLFVLSIIGAVNSGSALTPLAIGFALAVLIFATGHISGAHLNPAVTVGVFVRGGLSVADLIAYIVAQAIGGVLAALVSAVWWAPEKEAMVVQVGPAFLVEAIFTFFLVYVVLNVATATGTAGNSFYGLAIGGVVFVGATTVGSISGGGFNPAVALGLSVSGHFAWSSLWLYIVAPIVGGALAALAFRLLNSDDVKKIAAAE; from the coding sequence ATGACCGGTACGGCACGCAAGGCGGTCGCAGAAGCGCTCGCCACCTTCCTCTTCGTTCTCAGCATCATCGGCGCGGTGAACAGCGGCAGCGCGCTGACCCCGCTCGCGATCGGCTTCGCGCTCGCCGTGCTGATCTTCGCGACCGGGCACATCTCCGGTGCCCACCTCAACCCGGCCGTCACGGTCGGTGTCTTCGTGCGCGGCGGCCTCAGCGTCGCCGACCTGATCGCCTACATCGTCGCCCAGGCCATCGGTGGCGTGCTGGCCGCGCTCGTCAGTGCCGTCTGGTGGGCGCCCGAGAAGGAGGCCATGGTCGTGCAGGTCGGCCCGGCGTTCCTCGTCGAAGCGATCTTCACGTTCTTCCTCGTCTACGTCGTGCTGAACGTGGCCACGGCCACGGGAACCGCGGGCAACTCGTTCTACGGCCTCGCGATCGGTGGCGTGGTGTTCGTCGGTGCGACGACGGTCGGCTCGATCTCGGGCGGCGGCTTCAACCCGGCGGTCGCGCTCGGCCTCTCGGTCAGCGGTCACTTCGCCTGGAGCTCGCTGTGGCTCTACATCGTCGCCCCGATCGTCGGCGGCGCCCTCGCGGCCCTCGCGTTCCGTCTGCTCAACAGCGACGACGTGAAGAAGATCGCCGCGGCCGAGTAA
- the xylB gene encoding xylulokinase gives MALVLGVDSSTQSCKVVVVDSVTGAIVRSGRAPHPDGTSVDPEAWWDALQQAIADAGGLDDIEAWAIGGQQHGMVALDAEGRVIRDALLWNDTRSAQAADDLIGEFGASVLADRTGLVPVASFTITKLRWLRDHEPDNAARVAAVALPHDWLTWRLRGFGPERPDLGELVTDRSDASGTGYWNPRTGEYDRELLVAALGHDAVLPRVLGARESVTDAAGRRVAPGAGDNAAVALGVGARTGDVVVSIGTSGTIFAVTDRGVADPSGIVAGFADAADGYLPLVCTLNAARVLDVIARLLDVDHDGLSTLALEASPGAGGLELVPYFEGERSPNLPEATASLNAMTLASTTRENLARAAVEGMLGGLRFGLDALRELGIPLDRVLLVGGGAQSRAVREIAPLVFGLPVEVPEAAEYVAVGMARQAASVLR, from the coding sequence ATGGCACTCGTCCTCGGGGTCGACTCCTCGACCCAGTCCTGCAAGGTGGTCGTCGTCGACTCCGTGACGGGTGCCATCGTGCGCTCCGGCCGCGCCCCTCACCCCGACGGCACGTCGGTCGATCCCGAGGCGTGGTGGGACGCGCTGCAGCAGGCGATCGCGGACGCCGGGGGCCTCGACGACATCGAGGCGTGGGCCATCGGCGGTCAGCAGCACGGCATGGTCGCGCTCGACGCCGAGGGCCGCGTCATCCGCGATGCGCTGCTGTGGAACGACACCCGTTCCGCGCAGGCGGCTGACGATCTGATCGGCGAGTTCGGGGCATCCGTCCTCGCCGATCGCACCGGCCTCGTACCGGTGGCATCGTTCACGATCACAAAACTGCGCTGGCTGCGCGATCACGAACCCGACAACGCCGCCCGGGTCGCCGCCGTCGCGCTGCCTCACGACTGGCTCACCTGGCGCCTGCGCGGCTTCGGACCCGAGCGGCCCGACCTCGGCGAGCTGGTGACCGACCGATCGGATGCCTCGGGCACCGGCTACTGGAATCCCCGCACCGGGGAGTACGACCGCGAACTTCTCGTCGCCGCGCTCGGCCACGACGCCGTGCTGCCGCGGGTGCTCGGCGCCCGCGAATCGGTGACGGATGCCGCGGGCCGGCGCGTCGCGCCCGGTGCCGGCGACAATGCCGCCGTCGCCCTGGGCGTCGGTGCCCGGACGGGCGACGTGGTGGTGTCGATCGGCACCTCGGGAACGATCTTCGCGGTGACCGACCGGGGTGTGGCCGATCCGAGCGGGATCGTGGCGGGCTTCGCGGATGCCGCCGACGGCTACCTGCCCCTCGTCTGCACCCTCAACGCCGCACGCGTGCTCGACGTGATCGCGCGCCTGCTCGACGTGGACCATGACGGATTGAGCACCCTCGCGCTGGAGGCGTCGCCCGGAGCGGGCGGGCTCGAACTCGTGCCGTACTTCGAGGGGGAGCGCTCGCCAAACCTGCCCGAGGCGACCGCGAGCCTGAACGCCATGACGCTCGCCTCGACGACGCGCGAGAACCTGGCGCGCGCCGCGGTCGAGGGGATGCTCGGCGGGCTGCGCTTCGGTCTCGACGCGCTCCGCGAGCTCGGCATCCCTCTCGATCGGGTGCTGCTCGTCGGCGGCGGCGCTCAGTCCCGTGCCGTGCGGGAGATCGCGCCGCTGGTGTTCGGTCTGCCGGTCGAGGTGCCGGAGGCGGCGGAGTACGTCGCGGTCGGCATGGCCCGGCAGGCGGCATCCGTCCTGCGCTGA
- a CDS encoding serine hydrolase domain-containing protein, translating into MQLLSSRRWRAAAASAVVLGLVLTGCTSEDSFTYEPPAQVDGALPDDMTAQMQEAVDNAIRASGSSAAIVGVWAPWSGQWVTGVGSQEPGGETPVDVDMSFRIADVTRLMTCDVLYALADEGTVDLDGAVPDYVSGVPDLEDVTLLDLCNGTSGLGSSEEKIKAEWLKTPDRVWAPLELAGFGLAAPRTPVATTYRDSDAGYLLLGLALERASGMSASQLIAEYVTEPLGLANTSLPPSTSATPSTGEVLQGHYLNPVEGGFACSAPVDITKMSSSSGFTDSGAVSTIADLGRYAQAEARQVLRTKEEPDRFAAPLPAFDGAESWYQATGGAFLVGSMVGQHGWTPGYATAAYSDPASGFTVAVVLNNSTAGAGIAQSLAWELAAIGSKAPAADGQTAPDFGLPFTAEQYREAVNAAALPCVEPPVE; encoded by the coding sequence ATGCAGCTTCTCTCGTCGCGCCGCTGGCGCGCCGCCGCGGCCAGTGCGGTCGTGCTCGGACTCGTCCTCACCGGATGCACCTCCGAAGACAGCTTCACCTACGAGCCTCCGGCGCAGGTCGACGGCGCTCTGCCCGACGACATGACCGCGCAGATGCAGGAAGCCGTCGACAACGCGATCCGCGCGTCGGGCTCGTCGGCCGCGATCGTCGGGGTCTGGGCCCCGTGGAGCGGCCAGTGGGTGACGGGCGTCGGCTCGCAGGAGCCCGGTGGTGAGACTCCGGTCGATGTCGACATGTCGTTCCGCATCGCCGATGTCACGCGCCTCATGACGTGCGATGTGCTCTACGCGCTCGCCGACGAGGGCACCGTCGACCTCGACGGCGCCGTTCCCGACTACGTGTCGGGCGTGCCCGACCTCGAGGACGTCACCCTCCTCGACCTCTGCAACGGCACCTCGGGCCTCGGATCGTCGGAGGAGAAGATCAAGGCGGAGTGGCTGAAGACCCCCGACCGCGTGTGGGCTCCGCTCGAGCTGGCCGGCTTCGGCCTCGCCGCTCCGCGCACTCCCGTGGCGACGACGTACCGCGACTCCGACGCCGGGTACCTGCTGCTCGGCCTCGCGCTCGAGCGCGCCTCCGGGATGTCGGCGTCGCAGCTGATCGCCGAGTACGTGACCGAGCCGCTCGGCCTCGCGAACACCTCGCTCCCGCCCTCGACCTCCGCGACGCCGTCGACCGGCGAGGTGCTCCAGGGCCACTACCTGAACCCGGTCGAGGGCGGCTTCGCCTGCAGCGCCCCCGTCGACATCACGAAGATGTCGTCGAGCTCGGGGTTCACCGATTCGGGTGCCGTCTCGACGATCGCCGACCTCGGTCGCTATGCGCAGGCCGAAGCCCGTCAGGTGCTGCGCACGAAGGAGGAGCCCGACCGCTTCGCCGCGCCGCTGCCCGCGTTCGACGGTGCCGAATCCTGGTACCAGGCCACGGGCGGCGCGTTCCTGGTCGGTTCGATGGTCGGTCAGCACGGGTGGACTCCCGGTTACGCGACCGCCGCGTACTCCGATCCCGCGAGCGGATTCACCGTCGCCGTGGTGCTGAACAACTCGACCGCGGGTGCGGGTATCGCGCAGTCCCTGGCCTGGGAGCTCGCGGCCATCGGCTCGAAGGCTCCGGCCGCCGACGGGCAGACCGCTCCCGATTTCGGTCTGCCGTTCACCGCCGAGCAGTATCGCGAAGCGGTCAACGCGGCAGCACTGCCGTGCGTCGAGCCGCCCGTCGAGTGA
- the xylA gene encoding xylose isomerase: MPTPTRADKFSFGLWTIGYNGTDPFGGPTRPALDVVHAVEKLSELGAYGLTFHDDDLFAFGSTDAERQTQIDRLKGALADTGVVVPMVTTNLFSAPVFKDGGFTSNDRQVRRFALRKVLRNLDLAAELGAKTFVMWGGREGAEYDSAKDVRAALERYREAVNLLGDYVTDKGYDIRFAIEPKPNEPRGDILLPTLGHAIAFIDSLERPELVGVNPEVGHEQMAGLNFTAGIAQALYHGKLFHIDLNGQRGIKYDQDLVFGHGDLHNAFSLVDLLENGGPGGVPAYDGPRHFDYKPSRTEDETGVWDSAAANMRTYLLLKERAAAFRADPEVQEALAAAKVAELSTPTLNEGESYDDLLADRAAYEDFDANAYLGGKGFGFVRLQQLATEHLLGAR; this comes from the coding sequence ATGCCCACCCCCACCCGCGCCGACAAGTTCTCGTTCGGACTCTGGACCATCGGCTACAACGGCACCGACCCGTTCGGCGGCCCCACCCGCCCGGCGCTCGACGTCGTGCACGCCGTCGAGAAGCTGTCGGAGCTCGGCGCCTACGGCCTCACCTTCCACGACGACGACCTGTTCGCCTTCGGATCGACGGATGCCGAGCGCCAGACCCAGATCGACCGCCTGAAGGGTGCGCTCGCCGACACGGGTGTCGTGGTGCCGATGGTGACCACCAACCTCTTCAGCGCTCCCGTCTTCAAGGACGGCGGCTTCACCTCGAACGACCGCCAGGTGCGCCGCTTCGCGCTGCGCAAGGTGCTGCGCAACCTCGATCTCGCCGCCGAGCTCGGAGCCAAGACCTTCGTGATGTGGGGTGGCCGCGAGGGCGCCGAGTACGACTCGGCGAAGGACGTGCGCGCGGCTCTCGAGCGTTATCGCGAGGCCGTCAACCTGCTCGGCGACTACGTCACCGACAAGGGCTACGACATCCGCTTCGCGATCGAGCCCAAGCCCAACGAGCCCCGCGGCGACATCCTGCTGCCGACGCTCGGCCACGCGATCGCGTTCATCGACTCCCTCGAGCGCCCCGAGCTCGTGGGCGTCAACCCCGAGGTCGGGCACGAGCAGATGGCGGGCCTCAACTTCACCGCCGGCATCGCCCAGGCGCTGTACCACGGCAAGCTCTTCCACATCGACCTCAACGGTCAGCGCGGCATCAAGTACGACCAGGACCTCGTGTTCGGTCACGGCGACCTGCACAACGCGTTCTCGCTCGTCGATCTGCTCGAGAACGGCGGCCCCGGCGGGGTTCCGGCCTACGACGGCCCCCGCCACTTCGACTACAAGCCGTCGCGCACCGAGGACGAGACCGGGGTCTGGGACAGCGCCGCCGCCAACATGCGTACCTACCTGCTGCTCAAGGAGCGCGCCGCGGCCTTCCGTGCCGACCCCGAGGTGCAGGAGGCACTCGCCGCCGCGAAGGTCGCCGAGCTCTCGACGCCCACCCTGAACGAGGGCGAGAGCTACGACGACCTGCTCGCCGACCGCGCGGCCTACGAGGACTTCGACGCGAACGCGTACCTCGGCGGCAAGGGATTCGGCTTCGTGCGTCTGCAGCAGCTCGCCACCGAGCACCTGCTCGGCGCCCGCTGA
- a CDS encoding APC family permease codes for MTTEKAPAAEAPTRLRRAITGPLLFAFILGDVLGAGIYALMGVLSEKVGGMLWAPLLVALLLALLTAGSYAELVTKYPRAGGAAVFAERAFRSPVISFLVGFSMLAAGVVSAAGLSIAFAGDYLGTFIDLPTTPVAIAFLAVVALLNARGIRESLGANLVMTAIELSGLVIVIAVVSVFFFGGGGDASRVVETPEGTPAALAVLAGAVIAYYSFVGFETSANMIEEVKNPSRTYPRALFASLLTAGVVYVLVGLASSIALPASELQESSGPLLAVVEAAGASIPSWLFSLIALIAVANGALLTMIMVSRLTYGMSEQKLLPDVLSRVLPKRKTPWVAIPVTTLVAMGLTLVGDLETLAATVVLLLLIVFLSANVSVLVLRRDKVDHPHFRVWTFVPVLGILSCILLFTQQSPEVWLFGAILLAVGAVLFLLTRLARRRADTTTHHPTEENTHEHAE; via the coding sequence ATGACAACCGAAAAGGCCCCGGCGGCCGAAGCCCCGACGCGACTGCGGCGGGCGATCACCGGTCCGCTCCTGTTCGCCTTCATCCTGGGCGATGTCCTCGGTGCCGGCATCTACGCGCTCATGGGCGTGCTGTCCGAGAAGGTCGGCGGGATGCTGTGGGCACCGCTGCTCGTCGCACTCCTGCTCGCGCTGCTCACCGCGGGGTCGTACGCCGAACTCGTCACGAAGTATCCGCGCGCCGGTGGCGCCGCGGTCTTCGCCGAGCGGGCTTTCCGCAGTCCGGTCATCTCGTTCCTCGTCGGCTTCAGCATGCTCGCCGCCGGTGTCGTGAGCGCCGCCGGCCTCTCGATCGCGTTCGCCGGCGACTACCTCGGCACCTTCATCGACCTGCCGACCACACCCGTGGCGATCGCCTTCCTCGCCGTCGTCGCGCTTCTCAACGCCCGCGGCATCCGAGAATCCCTCGGAGCGAACCTGGTCATGACCGCCATCGAGCTCAGCGGTCTGGTCATCGTGATCGCCGTCGTCTCGGTGTTCTTCTTCGGTGGCGGGGGCGATGCCTCCCGCGTCGTCGAGACGCCGGAGGGCACCCCCGCGGCACTCGCCGTGCTCGCCGGCGCCGTGATCGCGTACTACTCCTTCGTCGGCTTCGAGACCTCCGCGAACATGATCGAAGAGGTCAAGAACCCCAGCCGCACGTACCCGCGCGCACTGTTCGCCTCGCTCCTCACCGCCGGCGTCGTCTACGTGCTGGTCGGTCTCGCGAGCTCGATCGCCCTGCCGGCCTCCGAGCTGCAGGAGTCCTCCGGCCCCCTGCTCGCGGTCGTCGAGGCCGCCGGGGCCAGCATTCCCTCCTGGCTGTTCAGCCTCATCGCCCTCATCGCCGTCGCCAACGGCGCACTGCTCACGATGATCATGGTCAGCCGCCTGACCTACGGCATGTCCGAGCAGAAGCTGCTGCCGGACGTGCTCTCGCGTGTGCTGCCGAAGCGCAAGACGCCATGGGTCGCGATCCCCGTCACCACGCTGGTCGCGATGGGCCTCACCCTCGTCGGCGACCTCGAGACGCTCGCCGCGACGGTCGTGCTCCTCTTGCTGATCGTGTTCCTCAGCGCCAACGTCTCGGTGCTGGTACTGCGTCGCGACAAGGTCGACCATCCGCACTTCCGGGTGTGGACGTTCGTCCCCGTGCTCGGCATTCTGTCGTGCATCCTGCTCTTCACTCAGCAGAGCCCCGAGGTCTGGCTGTTCGGCGCCATCCTGCTGGCCGTCGGAGCCGTGCTCTTCCTGCTCACCCGCCTCGCGCGACGACGCGCCGATACGACCACCCACCACCCCACCGAGGAGAACACCCATGAGCACGCAGAATGA